tttataatattacagagCTTATAAGATTAGTTAAAGAAAGAATATGCTTAAGGGAAAGAAGGCCACTCAAAGATTCAAAAAAACATGTTTACAGAGTTTTACAGTTTCACGAAGAAGAACTGACGCAGATGGTGTCCAATATGTCGGACGGTTGGAAATTTGAGCAGTTGATCAATATTGGGTCTCAATATAATTATGGCACTGAGGAGCATGCAGAATTTCTGTGTGTCGTGAGTAGAGAATGTGGCAGCTCCTTGAATAGTAATGACATAGAACCCACTGACCGTGCAAAGGTATTGCAACAGAAAGGATCGAGAATGTGAATGTTTCTCAAATTTTACAGCTGATGAGTTTAGACATTGTGTGGAATGTGTATATACATCATGTAGTGTGAAGTTTGTTGTTCAGTACTATAATTCCAAGTTAAATGTAATTTGTaaagttgtttttaaattagttcTGTTAGGCCGATGAGACGGCAGTTGATATTTTGATTTCTTGTTTATCTGGAATTTGTTTGTGAATACTCAGATTTTTAATAGGAAAGTGCTAGTTCTCATTTTCAATGTGTATTTGGAACCTCATGAGAGATGATAATAAGTACCTTTTGTAATAGTGACAAAATACAGTCTGAAATATATTAAGGCATTTTATTTTAAGgtgtacttaaaatttttatcttagGAAATAACGCTTTTCAGGTATTCTTCGAACTGGGTCAAGATATTGAAAGTACAGTTAGTTCTCGATACCTTTATTTCACTGATAAAGAATTGACTGAAAACAACAGATTTATTTGACACGCTTTTTCTTAAATTACTAATTGCTATGTTAATTCCataactacataatatataaatctgtAACACaatgcttttaaaaaaataaagattagaGCTATTTAAAACTTACGTTAttaaattacacaatttatttttataaaatattgcattCAACTGCATTAAATACAAGTTAACATGCGAGTATCTATATAAGATACCCTTCTGTATAGATTagattaattatcaaaatacagatttttttcACTCACACATGTAAGGCAATGgggttttaataatattaagaattatactaattataaatataataaatgtattgaaTTCTTTTCTGTTTAGCACCAATCTGCCATGTATGTAAAGTCTGAAAAAAGTTTGTGGTCTGCATTACTGAGAGGGCGAGGCTCTTTTGGTGGTGTGAGAACTGCTGTTTCAGATGTAAACTCGCTATCAAAGTTGCTGACATCTTCAAGATTATTAATTGTTGGCACAAACGGTGGTTTTACTTTTCGAAGGAGCAATTGTTCCCAGTCAACATTTCGGAAAAATGCCTGTTTTTTAACATCCTCAGCATCTCTTTCTGAAGAGCCTAAACGTCTTTCAGGATTTTTTCTAAGCAAGCGACGCATCAATGCAATAGATTCTAATGATAAAGTTCTAGGATAACGAACTTCATCATTTACAATAGAATCAAATACTTCACCTTCATCTTCACCAGGGAATGGAGATTCTCCAACtaacatttcaaatattaaaacacCTAGGCCCCACCAGTCTACTGCTCTAGTATATGATGTTTCTGTTAAGACTTCAGGGGCTAAGAACTCTGGTGTGCCACAGAATGTTCCAGTGCGATCTCCCCAACCCATACCTTCTTTGCAAAGGCCAAAATCAGCTATTTTAACATATCCTTCGGTGTCAAGTAACAAGTTATCTAATTTTAAATccctataaattatattattttcatgtaaATACTGTAATCCTAATACTACACAAGCTGCATAAAATACTGCCCTTGGTTCAGTAAACACATCGGCATGTATGTGCATCATTAGATCACCTCCAGCTGCATATTCCATAACAAAACAAACATGTTGTTCAGTTTGAAAGCATGCAAATAGATTCACCAAAAATGGATGTCTGATTGCATTAGCTACCTCAAATATACGCTTTTCAGACAATAATGAGTCAACTTCATCTCTGGCAATAATATCGCCTTTCTTTAAAGCTTTTATCGCAAAATATTCATTTGTGGGTCTATATTGGGCTAAAATAACTTTGCCAAAATGTCCACGACCTAAAACACTCAATAATCTGAAGTTATCCATTGACATTTCACCCGACTGCCGCCTTGAGTCTAACTCTTTCCCTAATGTTTCTATTACTGAAGAAGAACGTGATGAAGATATACGCATATTACTTGTAATTTCAACTATCTGGTCTTCATTACTTGGATATTCAAGAACTAATTTAGGCGATGGAGATGGTGGGTACTCTACTAGTGGAGTATTGCATGATGAGGTCCCCTGCGGTTCCCTGGCAATATAACTATCTCTATTATAAGAATCTTCTAAAAATGCAAATGCTTCTTGTAACTCCTTTTCCATTCTAAGAGTGGATACATTAGGTGGTGGTTGTAATGGCAAAGTTGGTTTTGGTGGGGGTACAATAGGCACCTGTGGGGTAGTAGGAGTAGATGGCAAACCCAAGGGTCTGACACCGGCCATTCCAACAAGAGTTGCATGGGGATTTTCAACATCTTTCTCAGGTTCAAAATTATGCTGTTGACTTTGTATATGGGCACTTTGTATATTTTGAATTGATGGTGAAGAGCGTTTTAAAAGCCTTCCAAGAACAACAGCAGGTATATGCATATCACCATATGAAGGTCTAGGAATATTTTTGCCTTGTTGTTTAAAGATCTTTCTTTGTCGTTGTAATTTAGGTTTTCTAGAAATTATGGGATTCAAAAACTTTATTTCTGCAAATAATAGACCCTGTGGTTCAAGTTCTAGTGCCATGCCATGTCGAATATCATCAATAAATTCTTCCAGTCTCAAAAATTTTACAGCGCATAGTCCACGCCAATCTTTCCAATGGATACCAATCTCTAGTTCTCTGGATTTAtccaatttaattgtaaatctGAAATAAAGGACAagctactttaaaaaatatataattgtttgtccgctatggactcctaaactactggaccaattttaatgaaattttgcacagataagtaactttgtccaacttaaaatatagtctatattttattttgataaatatatatatactttgtaGATCATCTATGAATCAAAACTAAAGTTAATACAAAAGTATAACATtctttaaatatagaataattattttgcttGATACTAATTATACATATAGAAGAGTAGGTTCTTAGTCACATAACAAATATGTGAATACGGTCTACTGATAAGATAATATGAGTAATCACACACATGAAAAGGATTGTAAAGATTAAAATTCAAGGAAATGATTGATGTCTatcataaacaaatatttttttaacagttaattaTCTCTGCTAAGTATATTCAGCTAATACAAACCATAGAAGTGagaaataatttactataagtttaaaaaaaatacctttgaTCCCAGGCCTGCTGAGAGCAAGGCCTCCAACTAGTTTGAGCTACAGTGTGGTTGTCCAACTTCATGACAGCCATAATTTCATTACTAGTATCCTCTTTAATGCTGTATGTATATTTCATTGAGTTACGAATCGTTACTCCTTTAACAAATGATTTCAAATCTGATGGGCTAGCAAGGGGATCTCTACGAGCGCGGCCCGGCACATCTTCTAAAAGATCTTGACATCCCATCAGTCTAACTTCAAGTGTTCCCGTGACTTGTACACAGGGACTGATCATAGGAGCAGGGGATACAAACAGGCTGCGCTGCCCACTTGCCCCAGATAGACTAACATAGCCAGGACTGGATCCAGTGCTACGCAACTCATGGCCTAATTCTATAAACGCAGCACTTTCAGTTGGTAGTTCTTGTCTACGCATGTCTAAAGACTTTCGTAGCAAATCTAATTTCTGTGTTGACTCAAGAAGACTTGTTTGAGCTTCATGGAGTGCTTTTTTGTCTGTTATTTTCTTATCACTCTGTAAGAGTCTTATGGCATTCTTAGAGCCTTCCACCACAGCTGCTTCTATGCGAAGACGGTTTCTGATTTCGGCAATCCTTTCATCGAGCAAGGAATCTATACCACTCATATCTGTAGCCCTGCCATCACCATTTGCGTTATCACCTTTTTGTTGTTTGCTTAGTTTAGAGATACGTAACTTAAgatattctattttattctttgAATCTGCAAGCATTTGGTGTGCTTCAGCAAGTAATTTTTTGTCCCGAGACTGGTTACTACTACTTATGCTTTGAATCATATTCTCAGCGCCCTGCTTTACTTTCAATTCAATATTCAGCTGTTTTTCCAATGAAGCCAACTTTCGATCTGTCGTCCCCTCACCCAGCTGACGTTGTTGTTGAGCGGCTTCTGAAGCCAAAATAATTTCTTCATCGTAGGATAAATCTTCTGGCGAAGTAGGAGTTGATTGACCGCGTGACAAAAGAAGCTGCGATTCTAGTTCTTGCAAATCAGATTTTAACTCGTTCAGTTTTATATTCGCCATCTTCACAATATTCGCTACATCTGACAGCGATTTTCGATCAGTGGCAACTTCACGTAGCTTTTCGGCACCTTCCTTTATTTTGAGTTCTTTACGTATCTCTCTACGTATGACATCCTTGAGCTCTTCCAACTTAGACGGCAATGCTATTTCTGGAATACATTCCGTTTTAATTCCATACTTGACGCCGAGCTCATAGAGGACAGGGTGTCGAATGTAATCACTGTGATAATAACCTGGGTCTGCCATAATTGAGGATGCACAGTCTAACGTCAGTTAACCATAATTATGTGAGAAAATATCACTACTATTGCTTCTTGATCACAAATCGAAATTGTCAATATAGTTTATTAGTGTACAGTtactttcaaaaatattataataaatcattatgtaaaaacattaagtagacacttatttaataaattaaattacaaaacaatttataaacaaGTTGGTCGGTGAACGAAACCAACGAGACGATGAAATTCTACCATATCTACAAATTCTATACACCATAGACTCGATAGATTACCAATGCAAGCCAATAATCCaatattaatcataatatttttttattaatatgataattaaGAAAAGTAGTAAATCGTAATTTTTgtctattcattttttttaaacgaagaAATATGTACAACTTaggtaatgaaaatatttgttgacaATTGACATACTATAGCCGAAATGTACTGtcttgtttcatgttatgttatTTATGGATTGATAAAGGCCTATGATAATTTAAGACATTGGAATAGATTTATTAATGTAATCTAAGTTTTTTAATCACCCATGCATTAAAACGTTTAGTATTAATTCAGTCCGTCCCAAATGTCGCAACCAATAATGTATTGGTGAAAATTTTATTCTTGAGTatcataggctataatttatttcagtaatAACAAGTTTCAAAGaaggaaaaattataaaacgagTCTGACGCAAAAGCACAACTAGTTTGCTTTAACTGCTTACGCTGacgtaataataagtaataagttaatataatgtgtaacaaaaatattactctttagaaaatctgaaaaaaatcgGACATCAAAAACCGATCACTAGTAGCTAGGGTTCAATATGGAATTTCgtgtgaaaaatttattaaaattttgaaagtgaTTTTTAACGACTATATTGCATgacaataaaaattactatacaATTAGCCATTAGTGAAAATAAACATTGccttaaatagtattttatgagATCGCATAATCAATCTATGCTAGACACAAGAAGAAACATTAGCGTGGGTTACTAAAGTGGGTTACGTCACCGCACTCCGCAGTGTGGAATTTAAATTAGTCATTAAACTCAAAAAAGTTTGAGAAATAGAGATCCAACGAAGTTAGTTCAACTACAGTAGTACTTTGGCTTAAAGGTTTATAgccgccagaggcatgacgATCGTTGGGTGTGCTGTGCAACGAAGACAGAACAGCATTCGGTCTGTTTCTATCACACCGCGCatttatgatttaaaatataaccaattacaacgAAACATCACAGCAGTGATGTAAAGCGGTGTTGACGCGAAAGAAAAGTTTACATTATCGTTctaatctctcaccattgaaattgggctTAGTTTCCACCTatcccaccccagcctgcaaaataatgatatttgtaataaaaaaaatactaatcgatagattttcaatgctcaattcaactacgttgtccttttgaattgctcaccttaaattatttcattaaaaatcaaaaaagtcattaaaaaatatggaatatagtatattaaaaattaaggaaagtggagctgttccaaactgtacttgagtaattataaatgcaacttgagcagttctttaacactttgagcaatttaaaatattgtatgcatcaaaagatataggagtttgaaaaatattgttaaatgaatttttttttacgattctATCTACATATTtcttaaacattagaaaaaaaattgcctgTAGTCTATGTCGTATCTccaaatagttttttttgttggttttttgtATAATCTGTGAAATCAGAAATGTTTTTAAACTGTTAAACTTAtcattaaagttattaaaacgtCTCCAACCGATTATAATATTACCTTTaatcgttatttaaaaatataaaaatgctgCGGCGCTTTTCAATCATGctgtaaagaaattaaaatatcatacttATTGCAAATCGAATATACTGGAAACTTGCTGGAAACAAATCTAGCTGTCAAAGATTTGAGGTTTACTTGGCTGTTTGCCCAGTATCAATTGTCTGTCAATaacatacttttattatatacaagctGGGTCATCGTTTTGATGGATAATAATGCCCGTTAAAGTTGATATTACTCCGCCACCGCCAGCTAATTCAAAACAGCCTGGCGTGACGAAGTCTCTTCTTTACAACGGCTCGAAATTTCAAGGGCATCAAAAGTCCAAAGGAAATTCATACGAAGTAGAAGTAGTATTGCAGGTTAGTGAAAACAAATACGCAAAAAGCTAAAGGAGTAAAATGACGTGAGGTTTTTGAGAACCTAGATTTTCTCGTCAGTGCATTGATCGCTTTTTTTATTCTACAagtgtaaaattgtaaaaactcgAACATGTTTTATAATGTGTGGAAGAttgtagtaatttttattatttattacttttaaatttttgtagcATGTTGATGAAGAAAATTCTTACCTTTGTggatatctaaaaataaaaggcTTAACAGAAGAGTTTCCAACACTCACGACATTTTTTGATGGCGAAATTATATCGGCAAAATATCCTTTCTTAACAAGGAAATGGGATGCTGATGAAGATGTGGATAGAAAACACTGGGTAAGTAACTCtaatgaatttaacaaaaaagcaaATTCATAATCGAATTTGATCATTGTAATGTTTTTACCGTGTTATCTTTCCAGAGCAAGTTTGATCTATTTGTaccatatttaaaaacattcaaCTCCGACTCATTCGATTATGACTCTCTTGAAAAGGCTGATTACGTATTTATGAGATGGAAGGAGCACTTTTTAGTGCCAGATCAtacaataaaagatataaacGGTGCTTCTTTTGCTGGGTTCTATTATATATGTTTCCATAAATCGGCAGCTACCATAGAAGGCTATTATTACCATAGGAGCTCTGAATGGTAAGTAAAATGATTATTGATAAGAcctcttttaaatatttgattcaaAGTAATCTAATAAGTTTAACTAAGATTTTATGGTAGAAACTCTTCAGTTATatcaatgtaaataatataacctTATTGtgtaaacttaattaaatttgtttattgttaaggaaaaataataacatctaCTGTAGTTTTACTACTCCTTATATTTTAGTTCTATATTATGTGAATAGTGTTaaaagaaacttattatctctaaaagatgtttaatttttatgatagaTAACATTCAGATGGAAATCATAACATTGAAATGGTTGTACCGCAAGATACAACAGTATCGCATTATATTATCAAGTTTATCATCTTATTTTATCTGTGATTAATATCGCATAAAatagttgtatttttaattaatatttaagatgCAATTTGTATAAATGGTTTGTATAATTTTTCAGGTTTCAATCGTTGACTCTGAGCCATGTTCAGGAACACAGCATTCAAATTTATGAATTCAGATGAAATTCCAATAGCAGTGTTGAAATTGGATtgatatttgtttctttatagtACTTACACGTTCTTTAagtcattatttaatttgatatccTCTACAATGACTTTGTTGAGCATCTTTAAAAGATCTCTACTAAATTACCTGCTACGATGATCAATATTTTATGAACAATGATAACTGGCCTGTCTTTGCATATACTTACATGTAATATAACTCATTAAATAGTATGTAAAtacatcataattttatttagaataattttaattataaatttcattagaaatcatCTTCAATAGTAAGATTTTgtgtactattttattttattgtgatatatTGTACAAATTTCTTGTATAAGTagactttgtttttaaattttacatatgtTTTGAAATTTCATGTGTTCCTTTATATTTAGTTACCCGTTACTCACATGTTATATAAGTATGTGCAAGATCaggtatataacaatattatgttaatTTGACGACCTGTAGGAATATATCAATTTAAACAGtgttattaagaaaatttaatattttttttcaataaaatcttgAATACAAAGGAATGATCTCTTTTATTGACTATTAACACTTCaagtaagaaataaaagaattgtataatttcattttaattattttattaacacattcatatttacaataaaatactgGCAATAATAATTGTCTACAATACATTTTCATCAAATGGAATATTAAGCACATTtggatattaatattttataactatgcaTTTTAAGTATTCTATTTTATCCTTATAGCTATTATTTGTACAGTACAGATTTGACACAAAAATTTTGATAGTTAAAATTTTGGGACTTATCATCATTACTATACTACACATACTACATAATTTTGTATGCACACATGATAactgttttactttttattaggtgtgaAGAATTGAAGTCCCGAACATTAGTAGTaagaatttataaaaagatttaatacaaaaatggtttaattttaataaacactaaACAGCTTTCCGTTTTCGTATTAGGCTATATAAAATGCAATAACACTGGTTTAGGATTAGGTatgagtaataaaatatttatggcaAGTTTTTTTTATCACCATGCATGTAAAAAGtcaatagaattaaaaatatagttacttATGTGCCTCatgatattataatttgattatttatatagcATACAATATccagtaaaaaaatacacaagaaTACATCTATTATTCTAAAATCCTACGAAAATAGTAGTATTCAATAATAATGTTTCACTGTTAGGTATATATCTAATACTTAAACTAAGCTTTGGTGGGATCGATATACGAGTAATAGTTCGGTAGCTagcatacaatatataaatacgataattttgttattattaaatcataaatgtttcaATAATACATATCCAATGAACAACCGAAACGTGAACAAATTTGACATATCAGTAGTTTTATCCCAGGGATTCTAAAATTGACATAATTATTAGTTATGGATTGTTCAATTCACGACGCGCGGAAAAGTGTGCGGGAATATCTTTGAATAGCTGAATATACCAAAATGAATATGCATGTTTGACATGTACGACAGTGAGTTAGCAAATTTTTTACCTGAGGAGtacatgtttttattgttttattgtgaGAGTACAGTTAATAAATATCAAACGATACGTTTTGACTTTCCGATTATCgtagaaaattttgaaataacataCAGCATATTTAACATGTGTCATAACTTAAAAATCTACTTGACTGTACGTCTACCTTTTGACACAAGTGTCCAAGCTTAACGCACACAGAACTACGCGCCGAGATGATTTCAATCAGCTTTAATATGTGTTTATCTTTTATCTTAATTACTGTTATGCTTGTGTAGGTGGGTTCAAATTGTCCGAAattagatttaattaattttcttgaTAAATAAAAGGATCTAGAAAGTTACTCTACAACTAAGTATACTCAAACAAAATAGGTCAGCAGAATTATCTACAATAAGtactaaattataaacataatatttaaagggCAAGCCAGTGCCAAGAATTCGTATGGTGTCTCCAGAAATCACCATTTTAGTTTATGTACGACT
This genomic stretch from Melitaea cinxia chromosome 10, ilMelCinx1.1, whole genome shotgun sequence harbors:
- the LOC123656940 gene encoding serine/threonine-protein kinase N produces the protein MADPGYYHSDYIRHPVLYELGVKYGIKTECIPEIALPSKLEELKDVIRREIRKELKIKEGAEKLREVATDRKSLSDVANIVKMANIKLNELKSDLQELESQLLLSRGQSTPTSPEDLSYDEEIILASEAAQQQRQLGEGTTDRKLASLEKQLNIELKVKQGAENMIQSISSSNQSRDKKLLAEAHQMLADSKNKIEYLKLRISKLSKQQKGDNANGDGRATDMSGIDSLLDERIAEIRNRLRIEAAVVEGSKNAIRLLQSDKKITDKKALHEAQTSLLESTQKLDLLRKSLDMRRQELPTESAAFIELGHELRSTGSSPGYVSLSGASGQRSLFVSPAPMISPCVQVTGTLEVRLMGCQDLLEDVPGRARRDPLASPSDLKSFVKGVTIRNSMKYTYSIKEDTSNEIMAVMKLDNHTVAQTSWRPCSQQAWDQRFTIKLDKSRELEIGIHWKDWRGLCAVKFLRLEEFIDDIRHGMALELEPQGLLFAEIKFLNPIISRKPKLQRQRKIFKQQGKNIPRPSYGDMHIPAVVLGRLLKRSSPSIQNIQSAHIQSQQHNFEPEKDVENPHATLVGMAGVRPLGLPSTPTTPQVPIVPPPKPTLPLQPPPNVSTLRMEKELQEAFAFLEDSYNRDSYIAREPQGTSSCNTPLVEYPPSPSPKLVLEYPSNEDQIVEITSNMRISSSRSSSVIETLGKELDSRRQSGEMSMDNFRLLSVLGRGHFGKVILAQYRPTNEYFAIKALKKGDIIARDEVDSLLSEKRIFEVANAIRHPFLVNLFACFQTEQHVCFVMEYAAGGDLMMHIHADVFTEPRAVFYAACVVLGLQYLHENNIIYRDLKLDNLLLDTEGYVKIADFGLCKEGMGWGDRTGTFCGTPEFLAPEVLTETSYTRAVDWWGLGVLIFEMLVGESPFPGEDEGEVFDSIVNDEVRYPRTLSLESIALMRRLLRKNPERRLGSSERDAEDVKKQAFFRNVDWEQLLLRKVKPPFVPTINNLEDVSNFDSEFTSETAVLTPPKEPRPLSNADHKLFSDFTYMADWC
- the LOC123656955 gene encoding glucose-induced degradation protein 4 homolog — encoded protein: MPVKVDITPPPPANSKQPGVTKSLLYNGSKFQGHQKSKGNSYEVEVVLQHVDEENSYLCGYLKIKGLTEEFPTLTTFFDGEIISAKYPFLTRKWDADEDVDRKHWSKFDLFVPYLKTFNSDSFDYDSLEKADYVFMRWKEHFLVPDHTIKDINGASFAGFYYICFHKSAATIEGYYYHRSSEWFQSLTLSHVQEHSIQIYEFR